TTTCAATTTGATACCGGTGTTGATATTAACTTGGATAAAATCTTGAAAGGATTGGCTTTTCATTCTAGATTTGCAGTAGATTATGCAACGTCATATACTACTTCATTTGATAATAAATATGCGATCTATACTCCTACATGGTCTAACTATAATGGACGGGATGTTATTGTTGCTCTGAAAAAAGAAAATAATGACGAAAAGCCGGGAACGCAGAACATTAACGACAGTAAAGATAAACAGACTATCGCATTTTCCGGTCAGTTCAATTATGAAAACACTTTTAATAAGGTGCATAATGTTTCTGCAATGTTAATAGCAGCAGGTTATCAACAAACTTTGTCAGAACAATATCATCGCATTTGTAATGCAAATATAGCTCTGCAATTGGGTTATAACTATGCAAACAAATACTATGTTGATTTTAGTTCTGCAGTTATTCATTCGGCGAAATTGGCTGCAGGTCATCGAAATGCTTTGTCTCCTTCATTAACTTTGGCATGGAGATTAGCTAAAGAGGGATTCCTTGCTGATTCTCCGGTAGTGGATGATTTGATGTTGAGTGTTTCGGGTAGTATTATAAATCAAGACATTGATCTTGTTGCTGGCTCCGGTGATAATAAAAAAGAATTCTATCTGTATGAAGCTGTTTGGACTCAAAATGATGGATATGGCTGGTACGATGGTTCATCCGGTAAGTACACAATTCCTTTGCGTGGTGGAAATAAAGACTTAGACTTTATCAAACGCAAAGAGTTTTCAACGAATCTGAAAGCTTCTCTATGGAAAAAGTTACTCACATTAGATGCTTCGTTTTTTATAAATACTATGGAAGGGTATCTTATTAGCAACCCTACATTTTATCCTAGTTACTTGAGTACAGGATACCCTGCGGCATCATTCATTCCTTATCTGAATTATAATAGTAATAGACGTATTGGCTTTGACTTCAATGTCAATCTGAATAAGCGTTTCGGCGATGTAGATATGACTCTGGGTGTAGCTGGTACTTATTATGATACCAAAGCAACTAAGCGTGACGAAATTCATAATGATTATAGAAAACGTGAAGGGCGTCCTATAGATGGTATTTGGGGATTAAAAAGCGATGGCTTTTTCCAGAGTGAGGAAGAAATAGCAAACTCTCCGCAACAGAAATTGGGAGGTACTGTAAAACCGGGTGACATTAAATACGTTGATCAGAATAATGATAAAGTAATTGATAGCAATGATGAAGTATTCTTGGGTAAAGGAGGATGGTATGGCTCTCCTTTTACATTAGGTATTAACTTTACTGCTAAATGGAAAGATTTCACTTTCTTTGCTTTAGGTACCGGCAGTTTTGGAGCTTATGGCGTCAAGAATAGCTCTTATTATTGGGTTTCTGGAGATAAAAAGTATTCAGCAATAGTACGTGATCGCTGGACAGAAAGCACGAAGGCTACCGCTACTTATCCTCGTTTGACAACGGAGAATGGAAGTAACAATTTCCGGACATCGGATTTTTGGTTGTACAAAACCGACCGCTTTGATTTGGCGAAAGTGCAAATAACGTATGATTTACCCAAGCATGTATTACATAATGCTTTTCTCCATGGAGTGTCAGTTTATGTAAGTGGAGCAAATTTACTAACTCTTTCAAAAGAAAGAAAGCACATGGAAATGAGTGTGGGAAGTGCACCTAAAACACGATTTTATAATATTGGTGTAAAAGCTATATTCTAATAAAAAATGAAGACTATGAAATTAAAAAATATCGTCATACTGATGGCTCTATTGCCTATTTTGACTGCGTGCGAGGACATGTTTTCACCAGCGGAAGAGAATAATAGAGGCATAGATCAAATGTATACTGAGCCGACTTATGCTCAAGGACTTCTAGGGTATGCTTATGCAATGTTGCCCTACGATACAAAGAGTACAACTGACGTTGCTACAGATGATGCGGTTACGAATGATTTGGGTAGTAACTATCTAAAGATGAACCTTGGCTCTTGGGCGGCTAATAATAACCCGATGACCCAATGGCAATCACGTAGAGCTACCATACAGTATCTTAATCTTTTCTTAGAGAATGTTGATAAAGTTGAGTGGGCAAAAGATGAAAAGATACGCACGATGTATCGTGATCACTTGAAAGGTGAGGCATATGCTTTACGCGCTCTTAACATGTATTATTTATTAATGATGCATGGCGGTTGGACTGAAGGTGGCGAACTATTGGGTTTCCCTATTTCAACATCTTCTGAAGATAGTAAATCAGACTTTAATGTTCCGCGAGATAAATTTCAAGACTGCTTGGATCAGATTTTTAAGGATATAGATGAAGCAGTTGCTTTGCTTCCGCTGGATTATGTTGATATTAGTGATGCTGAGATCCCTGCTAATTATAAAGCAATCGGCGTGACAAATGCTAGTGATTATAATCGAGTATTCGGAACATATATGCGTGGACGTATAAGTAAACGCATCGTAGAAGCTATTCGCGCACAAGTGGCTTTGTTGGCTTCTAGTCCGGCATATAAAGAAGGTACTACTGTGACTGCTGAGAAGGCTGCCGATTATGCAGCTATTGTGTTAGATCACATAAATGGTGTTGCAGGATTAGATCCGACCGGATATACATGGTATATGAATACTGATGATATTAAAAATTTAGGTTCTGGTGCTGTCCCTGCTGAAATACTTTGGAGAGGTAATAAAACTATTGGAGATGCAGATTGGGACATGGGATTACAACAAGAAAGAGATAATTTCCCACCTACATTGTATGGAAAAGGACGCATTAACCCTACTCAGAATTTGGTAGATGCTTTTCCTATGGCTAATGGTTATCCTATCTCGGATTTGTCGAATAGCAACTATTCTTCTAATGATCCTTATGCAGGTCGTGATCCTCGTCTAGGTAAGTATATTCTGTATAATGGAGCAAAATATAAAGACAAGGAGATTATTACTGGAACATATGAAAGTGGTAATGATGACGGTCTGAATAAGCAAAGTACATCAACACGTACAGGTTATTATTTGCGCAAATTATTGCGTGAAGATTGTAATGCAAGTACAAGTTCTCCTAATGCTCAATATCATTATCCGGTTCGCATTCGCTATACAGAAATATTCTTAGCCTATGCTGAAGCTGCTAATGAGGCTTGGGGACCCACAGGAAAGGGTAGTCATGCTTATAGTGCTTATGATGTAATCAAAGCTATTCGTGCAAGAGCAGGTGTGGGTACTAATGGTGCTGACCCTTATTTAGAAGATTGCAAATCAAGCAAAGAGAAAATGCGTGAACTGATCCGTAATGAACGTCGTTTGGAACTCTGTTTTGAGAATAAGCGTTTTTGGGATTTACGTCGTTGGAAAGAAAATCTAACCGAAAAGGCAAAAGGTGTGAAAATAGAAAAAACAAATGATGTACTAAGTTATACAATAATAGATGTAGAAGATAGAGACTACAAAGATTACATGTATTACGGTCCGATTCCTTATAACGAGGTTTTGAAATGGAGCAACCTAGAACAGAATGCTGGTTGGAAATAATTGATTATTGTAAAAAACTTAAAAAGTTGAAAAATATGAAAGTTTTTAAACTGTTATCGATTTTATCGATAGGATTATTAGCTATATCTTGTGAAAATCAGAAAAATGATTTTCCAGATTATCAAGGTGGCACTACAGTCTATTTTGCTTATCAAGATCCTGTACGTACCATTGTGTTAGGTGAAGATACGTATGATACTACACTTGATAATCAACATAAGTGTATGATATATGGAACAATGGGAGGTGCTTATAAAGGGAAAGATATTACCGTTGATTTTTCAGTAGACAACACATTGACGGATCATCTTTATTTCCCCAATGGTTCTCCTGTAAAACCTATGCCTTCTAATTATTATACTCTTGCCGGTAATAAACTTGCTTATGGCGGTGATTTTAGAGGTGGAGTAGAAGTGCAACTGACAGATGCTTTCTTTGAAGATCCTAAATCTTTAGAGAATACGTATGTCATCCCGCTGCTTATGACGAAAGTGACCGGCGCAGATAGTATTCTGGTTGGTACTCCTTCGGTTGCTGGGGATATTCCTTCTCGTACTAACTCACTGTATTGGAGAATACTTCCTAAAGATTATGTGCTTTATTGTGTGAAATACATCAATAAATACCATGCCTATTATTTGCGCCGTGGTGTAGATTTGATTACAGAAAATGGAGTCACTTCAACAAATATCCGTCATAAGGAAAGTGTAGAAAAAGATGAGGTTTGTGCAACGAAAACTCGTTCTTTAAACTCTGTGATTTTCCCTGTGAGCACTAATCTGTCAAATGGCAGTAGAATTACTTGTGACCTTGTCTTAACTTTCAATGATAAAGGAGAGTGTACGATTAGTTCAGGTACTGCCGGATATCAAGCAAGTGGTACCGGTAAATATCTAGAAAAATCTGAAAAGAAAGCATGGGAAAATAAAGACCGTGACGGCCTCTATTTGGATTATCAGATTGATTTTGGAGCTAAAAAGTATGCGACAAAGGATACACTTGTTTGGCAAACTAGAGGGATTAAAAAAGAATATTCTAGTCCCAAATATAAAGAAGATTAAGTATTGTCTAATCATATAAATTGAAATGATGAAAAAAATAATATTAAATATGAGATGCAGTACGAATTTGTTGATGTCGGTAATTGCTTCATCTTTATTGATCTCATGTGCTGATAACAATGTTTTAGATT
This is a stretch of genomic DNA from uncultured Bacteroides sp.. It encodes these proteins:
- a CDS encoding RagB/SusD family nutrient uptake outer membrane protein; translation: MKLKNIVILMALLPILTACEDMFSPAEENNRGIDQMYTEPTYAQGLLGYAYAMLPYDTKSTTDVATDDAVTNDLGSNYLKMNLGSWAANNNPMTQWQSRRATIQYLNLFLENVDKVEWAKDEKIRTMYRDHLKGEAYALRALNMYYLLMMHGGWTEGGELLGFPISTSSEDSKSDFNVPRDKFQDCLDQIFKDIDEAVALLPLDYVDISDAEIPANYKAIGVTNASDYNRVFGTYMRGRISKRIVEAIRAQVALLASSPAYKEGTTVTAEKAADYAAIVLDHINGVAGLDPTGYTWYMNTDDIKNLGSGAVPAEILWRGNKTIGDADWDMGLQQERDNFPPTLYGKGRINPTQNLVDAFPMANGYPISDLSNSNYSSNDPYAGRDPRLGKYILYNGAKYKDKEIITGTYESGNDDGLNKQSTSTRTGYYLRKLLREDCNASTSSPNAQYHYPVRIRYTEIFLAYAEAANEAWGPTGKGSHAYSAYDVIKAIRARAGVGTNGADPYLEDCKSSKEKMRELIRNERRLELCFENKRFWDLRRWKENLTEKAKGVKIEKTNDVLSYTIIDVEDRDYKDYMYYGPIPYNEVLKWSNLEQNAGWK
- a CDS encoding DUF5627 domain-containing protein; amino-acid sequence: MKVFKLLSILSIGLLAISCENQKNDFPDYQGGTTVYFAYQDPVRTIVLGEDTYDTTLDNQHKCMIYGTMGGAYKGKDITVDFSVDNTLTDHLYFPNGSPVKPMPSNYYTLAGNKLAYGGDFRGGVEVQLTDAFFEDPKSLENTYVIPLLMTKVTGADSILVGTPSVAGDIPSRTNSLYWRILPKDYVLYCVKYINKYHAYYLRRGVDLITENGVTSTNIRHKESVEKDEVCATKTRSLNSVIFPVSTNLSNGSRITCDLVLTFNDKGECTISSGTAGYQASGTGKYLEKSEKKAWENKDRDGLYLDYQIDFGAKKYATKDTLVWQTRGIKKEYSSPKYKED
- a CDS encoding SusC/RagA family TonB-linked outer membrane protein, producing MKYIQTKFILCALFASSSLAVSAQTTENEMDSLNSEKTPEVQVAYRKVAQSDLLGGVSVVNMENLMKKNYSTYSLDNMQGYVGGWNGNSLWGMDGDNAGYLVLVDGVPRDANNVQPTEIAQISFLKSAQAVVLYGSKAAKGAILIVTKRGNTEGLNVSVRANTGFHVAKSFPEYLGSAEYMTLYNEARLNDGKSAAYTPEQIYNHGSGQNPYRYPNIDYYSSDYIRKAYNRSDVTAEITGGSKRARFYSNIGYYREGDYFKFGKAKNNNTNRLNMRGNVDVTINSFITAFIDANATFYDSNSAKGNYWEKAATGRPNRPEYAAPLIPLSYIDPNASGVWNLINASNNIIDGKYFLGGTQIDQTNIFADYYAAGSSKWTSRQFQFDTGVDINLDKILKGLAFHSRFAVDYATSYTTSFDNKYAIYTPTWSNYNGRDVIVALKKENNDEKPGTQNINDSKDKQTIAFSGQFNYENTFNKVHNVSAMLIAAGYQQTLSEQYHRICNANIALQLGYNYANKYYVDFSSAVIHSAKLAAGHRNALSPSLTLAWRLAKEGFLADSPVVDDLMLSVSGSIINQDIDLVAGSGDNKKEFYLYEAVWTQNDGYGWYDGSSGKYTIPLRGGNKDLDFIKRKEFSTNLKASLWKKLLTLDASFFINTMEGYLISNPTFYPSYLSTGYPAASFIPYLNYNSNRRIGFDFNVNLNKRFGDVDMTLGVAGTYYDTKATKRDEIHNDYRKREGRPIDGIWGLKSDGFFQSEEEIANSPQQKLGGTVKPGDIKYVDQNNDKVIDSNDEVFLGKGGWYGSPFTLGINFTAKWKDFTFFALGTGSFGAYGVKNSSYYWVSGDKKYSAIVRDRWTESTKATATYPRLTTENGSNNFRTSDFWLYKTDRFDLAKVQITYDLPKHVLHNAFLHGVSVYVSGANLLTLSKERKHMEMSVGSAPKTRFYNIGVKAIF